In Haliaeetus albicilla chromosome 14, bHalAlb1.1, whole genome shotgun sequence, one genomic interval encodes:
- the LOC104317443 gene encoding tubulin alpha-1C chain-like, with product MRECISIHIGQAGVQMGNACWELYCLEHGIQADGTIPGPKQMKPAEPKSEQVDSSFETFFCETASGKHVPRAVFIDLEPTVIDEIRTGTYHALFHPEQLISGKEDAANNYARGHYTIGKEIIDTVLSRIRKMADQCSGLQGFLVFHSFGGGTGSGFTSLLMERLSVEYSKKSKLEFSVYPAPQVSTAVVEPYNSILTTHTTLEHSDCSFMVDNEAIYDICNRNLDIERPTYTNLNRLIGQIVSSVTASLRFNGALNVDLIEFQTNLVPYPRIHFPLTTYAPIISAEKAYHEQLSVPEITNACFEFSNQMVKCDPRRGKYMACCLLYRGDVVPKDVNAAIAAIKTRRSIQFVDWCPTGFKVGINYQPPTVVPGGDLAKVQRAVCMLSNTTAIAEAWARLDHKFDLMYAKRAFVHWYVGEGMEEGEFSEAREDLAALEKDYEEVGRDSGDGEDEADEDEY from the exons ATG AGGGAGTGCATTTCCATCCACATCGGGCAGGCTGGCGTGCAGATGGGCAATGCCTGCTGGGAGCTGTACTGCCTTGAGCATGGGATCCAGGCGGATGGGACCATTCCTGGCCCCAAGCAGATGAAACCTGCGGAACCAAAGTCCGAACAAGTGGATTCTTCTTTTGAGACCTTCTTCTGTGAGACAGCATCTGGGAAGCACGTGCCCCGAGCAGTGTTCATAGACTTGGAGCCCACTGTCATTG ATGAGATCAGGACTGGGACCTACCATGCACTTTTCCACCCAGAGCAGCTCATCAGTGGCAAGGAAGATGCTGCCAACAACTATGCCCGTGGCCACTACACCATCGGAAAGGAGATTATAGACACTGTCCTCAGCAGAATTCGCAAAATG GCTGACCAGTGCAGTGGCCTCCAAGGGTTCCTGGTGTTCCACAGCTTTGGGGGAGGCACAGGCTCCGGGTTCACCTCCCTCCTCATGGAACGGCTCTCCGTGgagtacagcaagaagtccaAGCTGGAGTTCTCTGTGTACCCAGCCCCGCAGGTCTCCACAGCAGTGGTGGAGCCCTACAACTCCATCCTCACCACCCACACCACCCTGGAGCACTCGGATTGCTCCTTCATGGTGGACAACGAAGCCATCTATGACATCTGCAACCGCAACCTGGACATCGAGCGCCCTACCTACACCAACCTCAACAGGCTGATTGGGCAGATAGTCTCATCAGTCACTGCCTCTCTGAGATTTAATGGTGCTCTGAATGTTGACCTGATTGAATTCCAGACCAACTTGGTGCCCTACCCACGGATACACTTCCCACTCACCACCTACGCACCCATCATCTCGGCAGAGAAAGCTTACCATGAGCAGCTGTCAGTGCCGGAGATCACCAATGCTTGCTTTGAGTTCTCCAACCAGATGGTGAAATGTGACCCGCGCCGCGGCAAGTACATGGCGTGCTGCCTGCTGTACCGGGGCGACGTGGTGCCCAAGGATGTGAACGCGGCCATTGCGGCCATTAAAACACGCCGGTCGATCCAGTTTGTGGACTGGTGCCCCACAGGCTTCAAGGTGGGTATCAACTACCAGCCTCCCACGGTTGTGCCTGGGGGAGACCTGGCCAAGGTGCAGCGGGCCGTCTGCATGCTGAGCAACACCACGGCCATTGCGGAGGCGTGGGCCCGCCTGGACCACAAGTTTGACCTGATGTATGCCAAGCGAGCCTTTGTGCACTGGTACGTGGGGGAGGGCATGGAGGAGGGGGAGTTTTCGGAGGCCAGGGAGGACCTGGCTGCCCTGGAGAAGGATTATgaggaggttggaagggactcaggagatggagaagatgaGGCTGATGAGGATGAGTATTAA
- the LOC104318481 gene encoding tubulin alpha-1 chain-like gives MGNSCWELYCLEHGIEPDGIIVSASSGQAGSSFGTFFSETGSGKHVPRAIFVDLEPTVIDEVRTGTYRTLFHPEQLISGKEDAANNYARGHYTIGKEAIDLVVDRTRKMTEQCSGLQGFLVFHSFGGGTGSGFTSLLMERLSVEYSKKSKLEFSVYPAPQVSTAVVEPYNSILTTHTTLEHSDCSFMVDNEAIYDICNRNLDIERPTYTNLNRLIGQIVSSVTASLRFNGALNVDLTEFQTNLVPYPRIHFPLTTYAPIISAEKAYHEQLSVPEITNACFEFSNQMVKCDPRRGKYMACCLLYRGDVVPKDVNAAIAAIKTRRSIQFVDWCPTGFKVGINYQPPTVVPGGDLAKVQRAVCMLSNTTAIAEAWARLDHKFDLMYAKRAFVHWYVGEGMEEGEFSEAREDLAALEKDYEEVGRDSGDGEEYDDE, from the exons ATGGGCAATTCCTGTTGGGAACTGTATTGCCTAGAGCATGGGATTGAGCCAGATGGCATCATCGTCTCTGCATCCTCAGGGCAAGCAGGGTCTTCCTTCGGGACTTTCTTCAGTGAGACAGGATCAGGAAAGCATGTGCCCAGAGCAATATTTGTTGACCTGGAGCCCACTGTCATTG ATGAGGTCAGGACCGGGACCTACCGCACACTTTTCCACCCAGAGCAGCTCATCAGTGGCAAAGAAGATGCTGCCAACAACTATGCTCGGGGCCACTACACCATTGGAAAGGAGGCCATTGACTTGGTGGTTGACAGGACTCGTAAAATG ACTGAGCAGTGCAGTGGTCTCCAAGGGTTCCTGGTGTTCCACAGCTTTGGGGGAGGCACAGGCTCTGGGTTCACCTCCCTCCTCATGGAACGGCTCTCCGTGgagtacagcaagaagtccaAGCTGGAGTTCTCTGTGTACCCAGCCCCGCAGGTCTCCACAGCAGTGGTGGAGCCCTACAACTCCATCCTCACCACCCACACCACCCTGGAGCACTCGGATTGCTCCTTCATGGTGGACAACGAAGCCATCTATGACATCTGCAACCGCAACCTGGACATCGAGCGCCCTACCTACACCAACCTCAACAGGCTGATTGGGCAGATAGTCTCATCAGTCACTGCCTCTCTGAGATTTAATGGTGCTCTGAATGTTGACCTGACTGAGTTTCAGACCAACTTGGTGCCCTACCCACGGATACACTTCCCACTCACCACCTACGCACCCATCATCTCGGCAGAGAAAGCTTACCATGAGCAGCTGTCAGTGCCGGAGATCACCAATGCTTGCTTTGAGTTCTCCAACCAGATGGTGAAATGTGACCCGCGCCGCGGCAAGTACATGGCGTGCTGCCTGCTGTACCGGGGCGACGTGGTGCCCAAGGATGTGAACGCGGCCATTGCGGCCATTAAAACACGCCGGTCGATCCAGTTTGTGGACTGGTGCCCCACAGGCTTCAAGGTGGGTATCAACTACCAGCCTCCCACGGTTGTGCCTGGGGGAGACCTGGCCAAGGTGCAGCGGGCTGTCTGCATGCTGAGCAACACCACGGCCATTGCGGAGGCGTGGGCCCGCCTGGACCACAAGTTTGACCTGATGTATGCCAAGCGAGCCTTTGTGCACTGGTACGTGGGGGAGGGCATGGAGGAGGGGGAGTTTTCGGAGGCCAGGGAGGACCTGGCTGCCCTGGAGAAGGATTATgaggaggttggaagggactcgGGAGATGGAGAAGAGTATGATgatgaataa